From Bombina bombina isolate aBomBom1 chromosome 1, aBomBom1.pri, whole genome shotgun sequence:
GCGAAGCGTATCCCCACCGGGCTAGATCACGTGATTCTTACCCTCCGGTGTTGCCCTCACCGCTAAACTCTCGGGATTCGTCAATGCGCATGACGTCATCACGCAAACCATCCAATGATGCCGGAAGTGTTTTGCTGCTGACCCGGAAGAGAACGGCTGGGGCCAGAGCTGGTGACAGGAGGAGGGGGAGGATGCCTTTGCCGGTGCAAGTGTTCAACCTGCAGGTCAGGGACGTATAAATATATGTAGTATGTCACCTTATGTAACATAAACTGCTTTTATGTTGTGTGTGGCTACCCTCAGTATGATGTGTGTATGAGGCATGGCAGTGTGTGTATGGCCAACGTTACTATGTGATCTGTAAACGTTACGGCTTCTAGATCATCGTGTTTTATTGTTCCCAGAGTTTTTGGTTTGTGCTCCGCGCTGGTACCATATTTAGGCAGAACTGTCAAGTCATATTATGAGACAGTGACACACAATTTGAGATCTGTTCCTCCCGTATGATCACCCAAGCTTAAAACTGTGCAGTAAGTTTGCATTTGTTATACTTAACATTTAATTGACCATAATAGTAAATAGCGACCCCCCAAACCTCCATAAGGTTAACTCCCGCAGTCAGGACCCAAAGAGCACTGCAGGTCCAGAGTGAAAACTGCTGCTGGAAATttgtgttctcttggtgtcctttgttgaaaagcaggtagtctgagtgcacatgtctagagcagtATATGGTTGCAACATTGTAAGAAGGCTTTTAAGAATGTTATATAAGTGCAAGGGCACTAGATAGCAGCAATatttacagaactgctgccatagtgccccagacacatgcacgctacctacctagatatgctcttcaacaaagaataccacaaaagcaaatttgataatagatgaatATTGAAAACCTTGTTTTAAAATTGTTAACGTgctctagcgctgcagaatctgttggcgctcaacaaataactgataataataatattggcaTTTTCTGACCCTTTGCCCCTCCATCTTGCTGCAGTTTAGTGACTTATTGAGAGGTCACATTCGCTCTATACTTACTACAGAATGCGCATACCCAGGGTATTTTGTCCACAGTGTGTAACTTGCAACAGCAATGCACACACTGGCAAAGATTCTTTCTTCTGATATCAATCATTAACATCTTTTGACCACGTGTAAAAGATTGGATATTTTAAgacaatataaataaacaaaacattttaaattatatggTTTCTTGTGTGtcagtatatttttaattaaagtcACTGAAAATAAAGTAATATTTAAATATAGCTATGCAAACTATGTATTATTAATAatcctatatatgtgtatttttttatatatatatatatatatatatatatatatatatatatatatatatatatatatatatattgttaaaaattaaACTACAGTTGTAAACTAAATCCTATTTACTACACCCTTTCTTTCTGTAGTGTGATCTAATGTGCACACACATCAGGAAAACAATTTATATATGCACCGTTTGTTTATACGGTCGTGTTTTGCTGGAAATTGGGAGCACACGTCTATTGACAGCAATGGAAAGTACTGCACAACTTTACATTGACTGTGCTGGCTACTGAAATGTAAATGCAAAATTTTGAAAGGGGCAGGTAGCATTTGTTATTTATATACTTGCACTGTGTATTCAAAAAAAATACAGCAAAGACATTTTCTGAATGTAAAGTGGTATAATCTGTTTAGGTATCATCTTTCAGATGAAGTGACGTATCCTGGGGTTAATGTCCAGAGAAGAGAACAAGAATACAGCTGCAGTATTTCATACAGTATTGAGTTAATTTTGAAGTTCTGATGATGagttgtatttttatgtttaaatgagaAGTGATAGGGTATTTTAGGATACAAGGCTTGTGGTTGTATAAAGAGAGGGGTTTTGCCCTAGGTCttaaactgtacctttaattttAATTCTGACTTGAATTCTCGTATCATCTTCCATTATTCACCcacacatttataaaaaatatgtaaCTTTATGATAACAGTAATGCACTATCTTATGAACACAACTATTtagaatattttgtttttttatttttgctgtgcATACATACATGCAGTGTTTGAtgcacctttttatttttaaactggcaGTCTGTAAGTTTGCTTTTGCGATCCATTTATGACATAGTTCGACAAATACAGGGTACCGGGTTGCCATGGTGATTAGAAATTATAGTAGTCTGgtgcccagaaaaaaaaaatctcatctttTTTTTATAGAAAGCTTCAGTACTACAGTTCAGAACTCCTGGATGGTTCTGAATTGTAGTACAGTAGCATTGAGGAATACTGGCTAGCAATAAGGGTGGCAAGTTTTTTGTGTGAATGAAGTGCAAATATAGCTTATTGAAGGCCGAAAGTGAACAatagaaaaatgtttattttgctaaaCTTACTTTTTTTAGAACTTCCATAAGGAGTAAACATAGTAACTTTTTTTGCATGTTGGAAAAAGAAATGGCTTTAACTTTTTATAGTATTGATTGACAATAACTTCTTGTTTTTGTGCAGTCTACAGCGGACTTTTCTTACAGTATTGATTGCTATCTGTGATGGTGTAATGTTGGTTTAGGCAGTATCTCTTAATAATAATGTTTCATGGGTTATAAATGTCTTATAATAGTGAAGTCTCAGTTAAAGCtgacatttatttactttttattttgattACACTGCTTGGCTaattttagatttgttttattaATCAGCTTATTTTTCAATTTGAAACCTATGTTAgagaatatgcttttttttttgcctttctaGGGAGCATGTTACAAGCAGAATTTTTTTTACACTCAAAATCAAAAGGTGTTTATAGCCCCTTTAAGAAATATGGTCAGACAAAGTGTTTGATCAATGTCTGACTTTGCTATGCATCATAGGACTGTTGTCTAATGCTGAGGGCCAAGTGATATTTAGATATTCCCCAATGTTTAGGGCAGAGGTTCATACACTTAATTTATGTTTATGGCAAGGAacattgtttatatatatctcaaacttgagagaactggagcagtttgcttAAGAAGAGTGGTTTGAAATCCCAGTCgaaaagtgtagaaatcttattcagcGCTACAGAAAGCGCTTGATTGCAGTTACTGTCTCCAAAGGCTTTGCTATgaaatattaggttaagagtaccactatttttgtgtcattttcatttgatttactgtttAAAAGAATAtgtgaagtttctgttctattacatttgaaataaagaatggtggatatTAAATGGTTTTCAGTTTTTACGTAGTCCAGAGAAAATTGctcatttttctaaaaaaaaaataaaaagtggaaaGGTTATCAATACTTTGGCCAGGTCTGTATGGAATAAGCTGAACATTGTGACACATTACTTGCCACTGCGGGGTTTGGCACAATTCCTCTGTGTTcagcattgctgcccctgagcaggTAACAGACTAACTGCTCTTTTTTCCCTTTAGCTGATGAGCACTGTGTTAGGTACTGGGGATGCAGAGTATCAGGAAAGGATGACTGATAGCTGCACTCTCGAGTCCTCACCAGTGAAAAATCTTTACTGCGTCTCCCACATAAATAGGTTAGGCCACTGGGTTTTGTCTTATTTATCTGCTAAATCCTATATAAGGTACTGAATGAGGACTGGCCAAGGCATCTGTAACTTTATTCTCATTTCCTTTTTGTTTGCTGTGGGTTACTATTCCTTGCACAAATTGTATTCAGTGCAGTTTGCTGGAACAGGGAGTGTGTAATCACAGGAATCCTCTAAATAATGCATGTtatcaacagttaaagggacagtctagtccaagatacactttcatgattcagatagggcatgcaattttaaacaattttccaatttacttttatcaccaattttgctttgttctcttggtattcttagttgaaagctaaacttaggaggttcatatgctaatttctaagcccttgaaggccacctcttctctcagggcattttgacaatttttcaccactagagggtgttagttcatgagtgtcatatagataacactgtgctcatgcatgtggagttcctatgagccagcactgattggctaaaatgcatgtctgtcaaaagaactgaaataagggggcagtttgcagaggcttagatacaagataatcacagaggtaaaacgtgtatttatataactgtgttggttatgcaatactagggaatctggtaataaagggattatctatcttttaaaacaaaaattctggggtagactgtccctttaatgtgtaattCATGCACATTACTTTTTCTGTTCTGTAGAGACCTGGGATGTTCACACTTTACAGGTTCATGTTCTGACTATGTACTTTTTCCAACAGGGTGCTGTGGAACCTATGCAGATTGATGCTGACCCTCAGGATGACCAGCAGAATGTGCCTGATGTCAATTATGTGGTGGAGAATCCAACACTGGTAAGTTCTAACAAATTCATTGACGATACACGATTCCCATATTGTATAAATCTAAGGAGGAGACCTGAAACATATATACTTCACCATTgtcacagtattaaagggacatgatacctaaatgttaaagcatttaaaagtgatgcagcatagctctaaaaagctgactggaatgtcacctgaacatctctatgtaaaaataaagatattttacctcagaaaatattcacaccctactgtaaagagactttacagtaaagagtgtgcatctggcatgtgcagacacagtcatgttattttcctattcagtttaaggaacgtTACTATCTCATGAGATtgcagcaaagcaatgcatgacctcagcactgctgatgctgattggctattgttttggggttttttgttttcttttttcccagCTTGCAGCTGGACATTAGATGAAGTAGaactgttcacacagcacttactctggtgagctgaagaaattgtgaggtaaaatatcttcctttttacatagagatgttcaggtgatattttaatgtcagctttttacagttatgttgcatcactttcaagtgatttagcatatgagtattatgtccctttaagtaaatggctGTATGTGCAGACAATTTATGGAGGGCACATTTTTATTTGATTGTGTGAAGGGTAATATGTTTCTTCTTTAATGAGTTGAAGGCTTAGTGTGTAGCACATGGCAGTGATTGTGTGATTAGTGCCATCGTTTTTACCACTTGTGTTTCTTCATTTCTCCAGGATCTTGAGCAATATGCCTCCAGCTACAGTGGCCTCATGCGCATTGAGAGACTACAGTTCATTGCTGACCGATGCCCACAGCTGAGGGTTGACGCCCTGAAGATGGCATTGTCCTTTGTGCAGAGAACATTCAATGTAGATGTATATGAGGAGATCCATCGCAAACTAACAGAAGCCTCAAGGTAGAAAAACACATTAGATATGTGTAAAGGATTCATTTCTAATAGAAACTTAATTGCAGTGCTATACAGATTTCTGGTCTTTGTAATGGACTCTTTGAATGTTTGTGTCTGGTTTGTCTTACTCAGAATCTTGCTCACCTCTTCTGCCCTTTCACCTTTAATCTTTTTTTTCCTGTCTCTTCCCTCTCTTTGTtgatgaaactctcaaatattcatTCACTGCCTTAGGGATCTGCAAAATGCCCCAGATGCTGTACCTGAAGGTTCAATGGACCCACCCCCACTAGATACTGCCTGGGTAGAGGCAACACGCAAGAAGGCACTTCTGAAACTTGAAAAACTTGACACAGACCTGAAGAATTATAAAGGGAATTCCATTAAAGAAAGCATAAGGTGAAAGCCATGAAACAAATTCTACTAAAGATCAGTACAGTGTAATGTGTATGGCATCAACATGGAATGAATGGATCTGAGTACAATAAAGATTAGGAGGGTGGTGTCAGCAACAGAACTTAAGCATTATGTATATGAATGGGTAGAGGCATCTTAGATGAGACTTCAAAAGTATGGGAAGAACTGGAGTCCAGGAGGTACCAAAGCAGGTGGAGTTATCCAGGGTGTGATAAGACAGCTTGGTCCAGATGAGAATTGAAAGAACTGAAAGAATAACAATATAATTGGGGCCTTGATTAATAAGACAGTATGAGGGATGAGTTAACTTGAGGATGATAGCTATAGAAGGTGAAATACTGCGTGTGTTTCCTGTAAGTGTTGAATAACTATAATGTGGCACCTAATATATTTTATTCTGTAGGAGGGGTCATGATGATTTGGGTGATCATTATTTGGACTGCGGGGACCTAAGCAATGCTCTAAAGTGCTACTCACGGGCCCGAGATTACTGTACCAGTGCTAAACATGTAATAAATATGTGCTTGAATGTCATAAAGGTGGGTCTGACCATATTATGTTACATAACTATATCTGCTCCATATTCGTTACAGAAACTAATTGGCTTTTTCTATTCTTGCTGGTGTCACATTATTACAGGTTAGTGTGTACCTTCAGAACTGGTCACATGTCCTCAGTTATGTCAGTAAAGCAGAGTCAACACCTGAAATTGCAGAGGTGAGATCCATATTACATAAGTACTAACCTATTTTACTACATTGCTCCTATGTAACCTCCCCCTCCTGTAGAATGATTATCTCTAGCTATCATCTTCTCTCCTTATGCCACTTTCCTTGTTGCACCTTACTTGGCATGATTTACCTGCCCACTCACACACCCATTTTCTACTACTTTCTCTTCCCCTCCCTCCACACTCCTAACCATCCCTTGATATATCCCCCTTAATACGAATCATCTAGGTTGTTTAACATTCGATCCTATCTAACACAGAGCTACAagtggggcttttttattctcTAACTCTGCACCTCTCTTATCCCAATTCCATAGCCTCTCCCTTGTCCCTCTGTTATCTATTTCTGTGCTGCAGTTTATCTGCAGTCTGGCCTAGTAGTCAGGTTCTGGATTCATGGCTCACAACAAGGTTTACtatttcgcttttttttttttttttcttttgttattttcagCAAAGAGGAGAACGGGACAGCCAGACACAGTCTGTATTAACCAAGTTAAAGTGTGCAGCTGGTAAGTTCCCACAGCTATGCAAAATTTCAGAGCACTTGTGGGGTATTGGGTGCAAAATATTGTCAATGTGGGAATGGTCAGTGAGATAGTACAAATGAACATTGCTATTAAAGACTTGATCAGGTTAACTTAAAATGGACCgcttacatcattacagacaaatacagggataCCCTTGAGGTCAATATCCACAAATAATGTTGCGAGAGTTCTCCCTTTCAGACAATGAGCAATGGATAAAGCTTTTACGTTCGGTATTATCTCTGTTTATATCCTTTCCTGGATCTTAAGTTTCATATACATTTGTCAATACCGGATTTAAATGGACGCAACTTTTTAAGGAATATGAAACGCAAAATTttactttaacgattcagatagagaatacaattttaaacaactttccaatttacttctatcatctattttgcttcattattttgttatcctttgttgaagaaacagcaattacACATGGCTGTGCCAATAGCAggaggcagatatgtgcagccaccagtcagcagcttctaagcctacctaggtattctttccaacaaaggataccaagagaacaaaacaaatttgataatagaaataaataggaaagttgattaaaatggtatgctctatctgaaccatgatataaatattttgggtttgtcCATTTAACCATCttttacacaaaaataaataaattatacatttaaagcagggtggatttgatttgaaTCATGATTGAAATCACTAGACATtaagactcaatttaaatcatggttttctatataaaggtttcatttttagaataacaacttttcagattattttaccagtaatatcagaaaatgACTAATTTAGTTATATTAACATTAGAAAAacatagataattatgaaattattgagaggtgaactgtctccagtttaataggttaatcattcatatttgatcaacttttctgtttattattaactttattagaaggagaaaaataatcattaccatAATAATAACAATTTCAATAGTTGTATTCAACTAAAGAAACATAATCATTAACTTAATAATAAGAATTTAGATGTTTTATTtagctaaaacaataacattatagttttcattttcatttttactgcttgcccctccctcgtcacacttaggtccttgtgcagatctattccactccaaacaatcttctatacaTTGAGCTTGATTCTGAGTACATAAAATTGCAGGGGAacaacagtattaaagggacagtaaagtcaaaatgaaaccttcatgattcagataaaacatttaattttaaacaacattccaatgtacttctattatctaatttgcgtcactctcttggtatcctttgttaaaaagcattcctagctagactcaggagcagaaatgcactactgggcgctagttgcttattggtggctgtacatatattcttcttgtaattggctcacataATGTATCCCAGTAGCGCATTCaaccaaagagaataaagcaaatttgataatagtaaatctgaaagttttggtttatttaaattataaaataaaaataaaaattgtgtttatgtccctttaaggtctattttaaCTTTGTATGTTTACTTTATAACTTTCTTTTTCTGTGAAGAAACATTTTTGCAGTTTAGAGAACTACAGAATCATGTGCTAATATCTTCTAACAAAAACTGCCTAAATAATGTTACAGAAACCTCTGAGATAGcacgacattgtgaatggattcatTGAATTAATTtagcaaaacaaataaataaatatacagcctcATGATATATCATGTAAAAAGGAATCCTTATTTCAAGATGCATAACCTTTGGATTAAAATGTACCCTAAATAGAaaactattttttaatgtattttaattcaaaaagcattttattaaaaaaaaaaaaaaacctgatttaaataaataactacaaaaataaaaatccatttgttttttttttataattgactGTTATCCATcctgatttaaagagacaggccaaaaatgaaatgtgcatttcaatttgaaatagaaacatttttgcactatACTAACATtagcatacgcacatattctgtgagagcctgtgcaccagtatttaaacactgtGCCTTTTTAGAGAGCTGGCGGTGTTGTATGTTGCTTTTGAAGATGCAATTTGTGTCAAACAAGCCACTGACcactggtgtttgaatactggcagtggtgcacaggccctcacaggatatgtgcgtatgccgcagaacaACTGTAGTGCAAACACGCTTCTAGGCACTTTTCATTTTtgttctttctatccctttaaagggatataaacagtaagatattgtaatataaaaggtTTTACTtcgcaatatatattttattgttattttgtctcctattattt
This genomic window contains:
- the GPS1 gene encoding COP9 signalosome complex subunit 1 → MTSSRKPSNDAGSVLLLTRKRTAGARAGDRRRGRMPLPVQVFNLQGAVEPMQIDADPQDDQQNVPDVNYVVENPTLDLEQYASSYSGLMRIERLQFIADRCPQLRVDALKMALSFVQRTFNVDVYEEIHRKLTEASRDLQNAPDAVPEGSMDPPPLDTAWVEATRKKALLKLEKLDTDLKNYKGNSIKESIRRGHDDLGDHYLDCGDLSNALKCYSRARDYCTSAKHVINMCLNVIKVSVYLQNWSHVLSYVSKAESTPEIAEQRGERDSQTQSVLTKLKCAAGLAELAARKYKQAAKCFLLASFDHCDFPELLSSSNVAVYGGLCALATFDRQELQRNVISSSSFKLFLELEPQVRDIIFKFYESKYASCLNMLDEMKDNLLLDMYLAPHVRTLYTQIRNRALIQYFSPYVSADMYKMANAFNTTVSALEDELTQLILEGLINARIDSHSKILYARDVDQRSTTFEKSLQMGREFQRRAKAMILRAAVLRNQIHVKSPPREGSQGELTPANSQSRLSTNM